The following are from one region of the Gloeocapsopsis sp. IPPAS B-1203 genome:
- a CDS encoding ABC transporter permease produces MNSTSPHKTLPPTVFWRIGEDIPQSLNWTLMFLSIAVPFGLWWIVSNSGVVDSLFLPTPVAVGEALLRLWQNGTLLEDIGASIFRVLGGFLLAAIVSIPLGILMGTFNSIRALMEPVIGIVRYMPAPAFIPLLILYFGLGELPKILLIFIGTLFFNTLMIMDAVKFVPKELVETTYTLGGLRKQVLLQVITPYILPSIIDSCRVNMAASWNLVIVAELIAATTGLGRRISMAQRYLRTDEIFAGIIIIGIIGLTIDLFFRLILRVSARWVSK; encoded by the coding sequence ATGAATTCTACCTCTCCACATAAAACGCTACCACCAACTGTTTTTTGGCGTATTGGTGAAGATATTCCTCAGTCCTTAAATTGGACATTAATGTTTTTGTCGATCGCAGTACCTTTTGGGCTATGGTGGATTGTTTCTAATTCTGGGGTGGTAGATTCTTTATTTTTACCTACTCCTGTAGCTGTTGGCGAAGCACTTTTACGGTTATGGCAAAATGGGACTTTACTCGAAGATATAGGTGCTAGTATTTTTCGAGTTTTGGGTGGTTTTTTGCTTGCAGCTATAGTTTCAATTCCACTAGGTATTTTGATGGGTACATTTAATAGTATTCGTGCTTTGATGGAACCTGTCATTGGTATTGTGCGCTATATGCCAGCACCTGCATTTATTCCTTTACTCATTCTCTATTTTGGATTAGGTGAATTACCTAAAATTCTTTTGATTTTTATTGGAACCTTATTTTTCAATACCTTGATGATAATGGATGCAGTAAAATTTGTTCCTAAAGAATTAGTAGAGACAACTTACACATTAGGAGGGTTACGAAAACAAGTTTTACTTCAAGTTATTACTCCCTATATTTTGCCAAGCATTATTGATTCTTGCCGCGTGAATATGGCAGCTTCGTGGAATTTAGTCATTGTTGCTGAATTGATTGCTGCTACAACAGGTTTAGGACGTAGAATTAGTATGGCTCAAAGATATTTAAGAACAGATGAAATCTTTGCTGGAATAATTATTATTGGTATTATTGGTTTAACTATTGATTTATTTTTTCGTTTAATTTTAAGAGTTTCTGCTCGTTGGGTAAGCAAATAA
- a CDS encoding ABC transporter ATP-binding protein — protein sequence MNLSVHNLHKHFKTKKGTLVALQNINLKIEQGEFVCAVGASGSGKSTLLRLIAGLDTPTSGEIKVNGVSVTGPGADRGMVFQKYTLYPWMSVAQNVGFGLKLQGVPTAKRRERIAYYLDIVGLTQFAHALPKELSGGMQQRVAIARALASQPRILLMDEPFGALDAQTKERMQQFLLELWQRTETTILMITHDVEEALFLSQRLYVMTSRPGTIKTEVSMDLPGDRTYHSKKHPIFQDHKEMVLNLLRDEELPEVVPC from the coding sequence ATGAATTTATCAGTTCATAACTTGCATAAACATTTTAAGACTAAAAAAGGGACATTAGTTGCACTACAAAATATTAATTTAAAAATTGAGCAAGGTGAGTTTGTTTGTGCTGTAGGAGCTTCTGGTTCAGGAAAATCGACTTTACTGCGATTGATTGCTGGGTTAGATACTCCGACATCGGGTGAAATTAAGGTTAATGGTGTTTCTGTGACAGGACCAGGAGCTGATCGAGGGATGGTATTTCAAAAGTATACGCTTTATCCGTGGATGAGCGTAGCGCAGAATGTTGGCTTTGGATTAAAGTTGCAAGGTGTTCCTACTGCTAAACGACGCGAACGAATTGCGTACTATTTGGATATTGTCGGATTAACTCAATTTGCTCATGCTTTACCCAAAGAACTGTCTGGAGGAATGCAGCAGCGTGTGGCGATCGCACGGGCTTTAGCATCTCAACCAAGAATATTACTTATGGATGAGCCGTTTGGTGCTTTAGATGCCCAAACAAAAGAGAGAATGCAACAATTCCTACTAGAGTTGTGGCAGCGTACGGAAACAACAATTTTAATGATTACTCATGATGTAGAAGAAGCACTTTTTCTTTCGCAGCGTCTCTATGTTATGACTTCTCGCCCTGGCACCATTAAAACTGAAGTAAGTATGGACTTACCAGGCGATCGCACTTATCACTCGAAAAAGCATCCCATCTTTCAGGATCACAAAGAAATGGTGCTTAATTTACTCCGCGATGAGGAATTGCCAGAAGTAGTGCCCTGCTAA
- a CDS encoding Mo-dependent nitrogenase C-terminal domain-containing protein, with product MQFLIIRYPKIARLICQLVPAQCPFERTIKFGNIFVHIPPLCKLNPFYNEIVHLRFLCLSYLAEECGEDVSVYC from the coding sequence ATGCAATTTTTAATTATAAGATATCCAAAAATAGCTCGATTGATTTGTCAATTAGTTCCGGCACAATGTCCTTTTGAAAGGACTATTAAATTTGGCAATATTTTTGTACATATTCCACCATTGTGCAAACTTAATCCTTTCTACAATGAGATAGTTCATCTTCGTTTTCTTTGCTTATCTTATTTAGCTGAGGAGTGTGGAGAAGATGTTTCAGTCTATTGTTAA
- a CDS encoding ribonuclease Z, producing the protein MQITFLGTSSGVPTRSRNVSSVALRLPQRAEMWLFDCGEGTQHQILRSDLKISQLSRIFITHLHGDHIFGLMGLLATCGLAGNTKRIDLYGPPKLDEYLRACSRYSSTHIAYSIQVHTVQPGVVYEDDEFTVTCERLEHRVTTFGYRIAEKDRPGRFDVEKAKALAIPPGRIYGQLKRGETVTLLDGRTINGTDLCGLPEIGRKIAYCTDTIYCDNAVVLAQDADVLIHEATFSHQDAELAFQRLHSTSTMAAQVALAAQAKSLIMTHFSPRYAPGNAIELKDLLQEARAIFPNTEMAYDFMTYEVPRRREVELAKAAG; encoded by the coding sequence GTGCAAATTACATTTTTAGGAACAAGTTCCGGTGTCCCTACGCGATCGCGTAATGTCTCTAGCGTGGCGCTGCGTTTACCGCAAAGAGCTGAAATGTGGCTATTTGACTGTGGAGAAGGGACACAACACCAAATTTTACGCAGCGATCTCAAAATCAGCCAACTCTCGCGCATTTTTATTACCCATTTGCATGGAGATCACATTTTTGGCTTAATGGGGCTTCTAGCCACTTGTGGATTAGCTGGTAATACAAAAAGAATCGATCTTTATGGTCCACCAAAATTAGACGAATACTTGCGAGCGTGTAGTCGGTATTCTTCTACTCACATAGCCTACAGCATTCAAGTACATACTGTACAACCTGGTGTAGTTTATGAGGACGATGAATTTACAGTCACTTGCGAACGTTTAGAACATCGTGTCACAACCTTTGGCTATCGCATTGCCGAAAAAGATCGTCCAGGAAGATTTGATGTTGAAAAAGCTAAAGCACTAGCAATTCCTCCAGGAAGAATTTACGGTCAACTCAAACGCGGAGAAACTGTCACACTTCTTGATGGACGCACAATCAATGGTACAGATTTATGTGGATTGCCAGAAATCGGGCGTAAAATTGCTTATTGTACAGATACAATCTATTGCGATAACGCAGTAGTTCTAGCTCAAGATGCAGATGTTTTAATTCACGAAGCAACCTTTTCTCATCAGGATGCAGAACTTGCTTTTCAACGCTTACATTCCACCTCAACAATGGCAGCACAAGTCGCTTTAGCTGCTCAAGCCAAATCGCTAATTATGACACACTTTAGTCCTCGCTATGCTCCAGGCAATGCCATAGAATTAAAAGATTTACTCCAAGAAGCACGGGCAATTTTTCCCAACACAGAAATGGCGTACGATTTTATGACTTATGAAGTTCCCAGACGCCGAGAAGTAGAATTAGCAAAAGCTGCTGGATAA